From a single Okeanomitos corallinicola TIOX110 genomic region:
- the argB gene encoding acetylglutamate kinase, which yields MINDTEYIRQTEANRVEILSEALPYIQKFAGRTVVVKYGGAAMKDSNLKDKVIRDIVFLSCVGLRPILVHGGGPEINSWLGKLGIEAQFKNGLRVTDAPTMDVVEMVLVGRVNKEIVSLINQAGGMAVGLCGKDGNLITSRPQGDEGIGFVGEVSNVNIKILETLSSNGYIPVVSSVAADEQGQAYNINADTVAGEIAAALGAEKLILLTDTRGILKDYKDPSTLIPKVDIPEARQLINDGIVSGGMIPKVTCCVRSLAQGVKAAHIIDGRIPHALLLEIFTDIGIGTMILGSQFK from the coding sequence ATGATTAACGATACCGAATATATTAGACAAACAGAAGCTAATCGCGTAGAAATACTGAGTGAGGCACTACCATACATTCAGAAATTTGCAGGTCGTACTGTCGTGGTTAAATACGGAGGTGCAGCTATGAAAGATAGCAACCTCAAAGATAAAGTTATTCGTGACATCGTATTTTTATCCTGTGTAGGACTGCGACCAATTCTAGTACATGGTGGCGGACCAGAAATTAACAGTTGGTTGGGTAAACTAGGAATAGAAGCTCAATTTAAGAATGGTTTGCGCGTCACCGATGCCCCTACAATGGACGTAGTCGAAATGGTATTAGTTGGCCGGGTTAACAAAGAAATTGTTTCTCTGATTAACCAAGCTGGAGGTATGGCTGTAGGACTGTGCGGTAAAGATGGTAATTTAATTACCTCTCGTCCTCAAGGTGATGAAGGAATTGGCTTTGTGGGAGAAGTCAGTAATGTCAACATCAAAATTTTAGAAACCTTGTCTAGTAATGGTTATATTCCCGTAGTTTCCAGCGTTGCGGCTGATGAACAAGGACAGGCCTACAATATTAATGCTGATACCGTAGCTGGAGAAATAGCGGCTGCATTAGGAGCAGAAAAGCTCATTTTATTAACAGATACCAGGGGTATATTAAAAGATTATAAAGACCCGTCTACCTTAATTCCTAAAGTAGATATTCCCGAAGCACGTCAATTAATTAACGATGGTATAGTTAGTGGCGGTATGATTCCTAAAGTAACCTGTTGTGTGCGATCGCTTGCCCAAGGAGTCAAAGCCGCACATATCATTGATGGCCGCATTCCCCACGCCCTACTGTTAGAAATCTTTACAGATATCGGGATTGGTACAATGATTTTAGGTTCTCAGTTTAAATGA
- a CDS encoding DUF3153 domain-containing protein has product MFIITTLTLSGCVKYDLGINFNNTNSGELIQHIQLSENLSSFSGNYISEWLKSIERQSKKLQGSAQRISPTEIIVKIPFTNSRELQEKFNLFFNNYSQDKQAEKIESNTELQQISSKLIVQDNNFIFLSRHHLTYDTDLRSLAALTSKENNLSSSKSVLNLDFSLQTPWGIKNIQKTEYSIQPEKTRQQWIWKLKAGNLNHIEVVFWLPNILAFGTLTIILFVWGGFYLKGYLVKTAIQNNDQGIASNE; this is encoded by the coding sequence TTGTTTATCATCACAACATTAACACTATCTGGCTGCGTAAAATATGATTTAGGTATCAATTTTAATAATACAAATAGTGGTGAATTAATACAACATATTCAACTGTCGGAAAACCTATCAAGTTTTAGCGGTAACTACATTTCAGAATGGTTAAAAAGTATAGAACGCCAAAGCAAAAAATTACAAGGATCAGCACAGCGCATTTCCCCAACAGAAATTATCGTTAAAATTCCCTTTACTAACAGCAGAGAATTACAAGAAAAGTTTAATTTATTTTTTAACAACTATAGCCAAGATAAACAAGCTGAAAAAATTGAAAGTAACACAGAATTACAGCAAATTTCTTCAAAATTAATTGTCCAGGATAATAACTTTATATTTTTATCCAGACACCATTTAACTTATGACACAGATTTGCGTTCTCTTGCTGCACTCACCAGCAAAGAAAATAACTTATCCTCTAGTAAATCAGTTCTCAACTTAGACTTTAGTTTACAAACACCTTGGGGAATTAAGAACATTCAAAAAACAGAATATTCGATCCAACCAGAAAAAACCAGACAACAATGGATATGGAAACTAAAAGCAGGGAATTTAAATCATATAGAAGTAGTATTTTGGCTACCTAATATATTGGCTTTTGGGACATTAACAATTATCCTATTTGTCTGGGGTGGTTTTTATTTAAAAGGATATTTAGTTAAAACAGCAATACAAAATAATGATCAGGGAATAGCTAGTAATGAATAG
- a CDS encoding PEP-CTERM sorting domain-containing protein (PEP-CTERM proteins occur, often in large numbers, in the proteomes of bacteria that also encode an exosortase, a predicted intramembrane cysteine proteinase. The presence of a PEP-CTERM domain at a protein's C-terminus predicts cleavage within the sorting domain, followed by covalent anchoring to some some component of the (usually Gram-negative) cell surface. Many PEP-CTERM proteins exhibit an unusual sequence composition that includes large numbers of potential glycosylation sites. Expression of one such protein has been shown restore the ability of a bacterium to form floc, a type of biofilm.), producing the protein MLKKTLFVASAAIALAATLSLPALAIVDNEDDFTPDVVTVPEPMTVFGLIAFAGGGLLAKKRADSQKAE; encoded by the coding sequence ATGTTGAAAAAGACTTTATTTGTAGCCTCTGCTGCGATCGCTTTAGCTGCTACTTTATCTCTACCTGCTTTAGCTATTGTTGATAATGAGGACGATTTCACACCAGACGTAGTAACAGTACCTGAACCCATGACTGTTTTTGGTCTGATTGCATTTGCTGGTGGTGGACTGCTTGCTAAAAAGCGTGCAGATTCCCAAAAAGCTGAATAA
- a CDS encoding shikimate kinase codes for MNNLLQGVNLYLIGMMGAGKSTVGRLLAQELGYGFVDTDNIIIEAAGKSINQIFADEGEAEFRQLESNILAQVCAYTKLTIATGGGIVLKQENWSYLHHGLIVWLDVPVKILLQRLAEDQTRPLLQDPDPEAKLRSLLEQRQPLYSQADLHIPITEVETPEQIATRIVSRIPTVLKTQDTPSQN; via the coding sequence ATGAACAACTTATTACAAGGGGTTAACCTGTATTTAATTGGCATGATGGGCGCGGGTAAAAGCACAGTAGGACGTTTACTTGCACAAGAGCTTGGTTATGGATTTGTAGATACTGATAATATTATAATTGAAGCCGCTGGTAAATCTATTAATCAAATATTTGCTGATGAAGGCGAAGCTGAATTTAGGCAGTTAGAAAGTAATATATTAGCTCAAGTTTGTGCTTATACTAAATTAACCATAGCTACTGGTGGTGGTATTGTCCTCAAACAAGAAAACTGGAGTTATTTACATCACGGGTTAATTGTTTGGCTTGATGTACCAGTAAAAATACTATTACAACGGTTAGCAGAAGATCAAACCAGACCACTTTTACAAGATCCTGATCCTGAAGCTAAATTGCGATCGCTTTTAGAACAACGTCAACCCCTCTACTCCCAAGCTGACCTACATATTCCGATTACTGAAGTAGAAACACCAGAGCAAATTGCAACACGGATAGTATCAAGAATTCCTACAGTTCTAAAAACTCAAGATACTCCATCACAAAACTGA
- a CDS encoding SdrD B-like domain-containing protein → MTDITQTLSTIQGLSSILRRQVTVKAIQRNISNGGPQDPNLEIALGNPSFFDIKITDPTDGTLTGSFDTYCIDYETSLSTSIDYNGDGDTNDTGVRLPSVSGGTFTERTRGEFTASVYSSYDTDILNDNLGLGAFTTNPQDLGKVNWLINNQQNFLDQGYSAFDIQAAIWVLVDDKSISADDYISATRQSIWKDMYGGFSTTHVQEIVTQADQHGDFIPQVGDKIAVIIVPDNIPTDGIPDGQITIAAVELTSLYQPASLGNFVFEDSDGDGTQDAGETGIGGVTVNLLDTNGDVVATTTTDANGGYEFTGLIPGDYQVQFVPPAGYDFTKANIGDDATDSDAVGGLTQTVTLTSGEFNDTLDAGLIRTASLGDRVWLDNNANGVQDAGETGVSGVQVTLTGGGADGVIGTGDDTTETTTTDANGNYQFTNLNPGEEYQVTFSQPAGFNFTQQNAGSDDGVDSDADIATGESQIVTLASGENNPTIDAGIYQPASLGDFVFEDSDGDGTQDAGEPGIGGVTVNLLDSNGDVVATTTTDANGGYEFTGLIPGDYQVQFVPPAGYDFTKANIGDDATDSDAVGGLTQTVTLTSGEFNDTLDAGLIRTASLGDRVWLDNNANGVQDAGETGVSGVQVTLTGGGADGVIGTGDDTTETTTTDANGNYQFTNLNPGEEYQVTFSQPAGFNFTQQNAGSDDGVDSDADIATGESQIVTLASGENNLTIDAGLIQLNPGIDIEKFVNGADADTAAEAVEIAPGDNAVFTYQVTNTGNVSFAANEVIVADDNGTPGDTSDDFTPDQVLLNGFNTGDANQNNQLDSGETWNYTKTVAAEDLSASTTTTTNHVIDFEGFAAGTVIDNEYASLGVTISATGGSNQAMIFDSANPTGGDHDLRTPGYGPNNTTAQGNILIISEDGDSSDPDDNAGGGTIIFTFDNAVNINSLSFVDIEENGGKVYTTDANGNETITHIPGVGDNSFQTLTINDTDVVELKVKFTGSGSVSSLDFDSIETTTETGLYTNIGTVTAGNVSDEDAANYVNPEPQNPGIDIEKFTNGVDADTPDLAPEIAAGQTVTWTYEVTNTGNVAFAKSDIVVTDDLEGTITNIINQGDGDNILAPGEMWTYQQTGIAQNLITSTSSQDILFNLTGNSYTTGSYGNVRTFTQDGVSVDVSAFSSNQSGGDWKTAYLGAYGGGLGVTNRNEDGSLHRVDNGGSLDYVLFEFDQDVIVDKAFLDYVSGDSDISVWIGDRNGTDISLLNSDILNSFTKENNNGGSSDRWADFNAGNLTGDTLVIAARTDGNDLDDAFKLRKLDISVPGETTIGNYINIGTVTAGSVSDQDQSGYTNPTVNPEPQNPGIDIEKFVNGIDVTDLNNLPEIAAGANVTFTYTVSNTGNVAFTANQVIVTDDNGTAGHTGDDFTPTLVASSDVNSDGILSAGETWTYTSATEAAQDLSVTTASTDAVFVFSGNSYTTGANGNIRTFTQGGISVDVSAFSSNKNGGDWRSGYLGLYGGGLGVTNTYEGGSSHRVDNGGSLDYLLFEFDQDVTVDKALLKYVESDSDISIWIGDRNGTDISALNNSLLSSFVKEDNFVNHGSDRWADFNSGNLKGDTIVISAYTGGSNDSFKLNKLNISTAGETTIGDYQNVATVSAGSVFDSDISGYTNPIV, encoded by the coding sequence ATGACTGACATTACACAAACTCTCAGTACAATTCAAGGACTAAGCAGCATTTTGCGTCGGCAAGTTACTGTGAAGGCTATCCAAAGAAACATTTCCAACGGTGGACCCCAAGATCCCAACCTGGAGATAGCATTAGGCAACCCCAGCTTTTTTGATATCAAAATTACTGATCCTACTGACGGGACTCTTACTGGTTCTTTTGATACCTATTGTATTGATTATGAAACATCTTTATCCACATCAATTGATTATAATGGTGATGGTGACACTAACGATACTGGTGTCAGATTACCAAGTGTTTCGGGGGGAACATTTACCGAGAGGACGAGGGGAGAGTTTACGGCTTCCGTATATTCCAGCTATGACACGGATATTCTCAATGATAATTTAGGTTTAGGTGCTTTCACAACAAACCCCCAGGATTTAGGCAAGGTTAATTGGCTAATTAACAACCAGCAAAATTTCCTTGATCAAGGATATAGTGCCTTTGATATCCAAGCCGCAATTTGGGTTCTAGTTGATGACAAGAGCATTTCTGCCGATGATTACATCAGCGCAACAAGACAGAGTATTTGGAAGGATATGTATGGTGGCTTCAGCACCACTCATGTACAGGAAATTGTTACACAAGCCGATCAGCATGGTGATTTTATCCCTCAAGTTGGTGACAAGATAGCCGTCATTATTGTACCCGATAATATTCCAACTGATGGTATACCAGATGGACAAATAACCATTGCTGCTGTCGAATTGACAAGTCTTTACCAACCAGCAAGTTTAGGAAACTTCGTATTTGAAGACAGCGATGGAGATGGAACTCAAGACGCAGGAGAAACAGGAATTGGTGGAGTCACCGTCAATCTCTTAGATACTAACGGTGATGTAGTCGCTACCACCACAACAGATGCTAACGGTGGTTATGAGTTCACAGGTTTAATCCCAGGAGATTATCAAGTACAGTTTGTACCTCCAGCAGGTTATGACTTCACAAAAGCCAACATTGGAGACGATGCAACTGATAGTGATGCAGTCGGTGGATTAACCCAAACAGTTACCCTGACAAGTGGAGAATTTAACGACACCCTAGATGCAGGATTAATCAGAACAGCATCATTAGGAGACAGAGTTTGGTTAGATAACAACGCCAACGGTGTTCAAGATGCAGGAGAAACAGGAGTAAGCGGTGTACAAGTCACCTTAACAGGTGGTGGTGCAGATGGAGTTATCGGTACTGGAGATGACACCACAGAAACCACAACCACCGATGCTAACGGGAACTATCAATTCACCAACCTCAATCCTGGAGAAGAATATCAAGTCACCTTCTCTCAACCAGCAGGTTTCAACTTCACTCAACAAAATGCAGGTAGTGATGATGGAGTTGATAGTGATGCGGATATTGCTACAGGTGAATCCCAAATAGTTACCCTTGCTTCCGGTGAGAATAACCCCACCATAGATGCAGGTATCTATCAACCAGCAAGTTTGGGAGACTTCGTATTTGAAGACAGCGATGGAGATGGAACTCAAGATGCAGGAGAACCAGGAATTGGTGGAGTCACCGTCAATCTCTTAGATAGCAACGGTGATGTAGTCGCTACCACCACAACAGATGCTAACGGTGGTTATGAGTTCACAGGTTTAATCCCAGGAGATTATCAAGTACAGTTTGTACCTCCAGCAGGTTATGACTTCACAAAAGCCAACATTGGAGACGATGCAACTGATAGTGATGCAGTCGGTGGATTAACCCAAACAGTTACCCTGACAAGTGGAGAATTTAACGACACCCTAGATGCAGGATTAATCAGAACAGCATCATTAGGAGACAGAGTTTGGTTAGATAACAACGCCAACGGTGTTCAAGATGCAGGAGAAACAGGAGTAAGCGGTGTACAAGTCACCTTAACAGGTGGTGGTGCAGATGGAGTTATCGGTACTGGAGATGACACCACAGAAACCACAACCACCGATGCTAACGGGAACTATCAATTCACCAACCTCAATCCTGGAGAAGAATATCAAGTCACCTTCTCTCAACCAGCAGGTTTCAACTTCACTCAACAAAATGCAGGTAGTGATGATGGAGTTGATAGTGATGCGGATATTGCTACAGGTGAATCACAAATAGTCACCCTTGCTAGTGGAGAAAACAATCTCACCATAGATGCAGGTTTGATTCAACTCAATCCTGGTATTGATATTGAGAAATTTGTCAATGGTGCAGACGCAGATACCGCTGCTGAAGCGGTTGAAATTGCCCCTGGTGATAATGCTGTATTTACATATCAGGTAACTAATACTGGTAACGTCTCATTTGCAGCGAATGAAGTAATTGTTGCTGATGATAATGGTACTCCTGGCGATACAAGTGACGATTTCACTCCTGACCAAGTGTTACTAAATGGCTTTAACACAGGCGATGCTAACCAAAATAATCAACTAGATAGTGGTGAAACTTGGAACTACACCAAAACAGTAGCTGCTGAGGATTTATCAGCCAGCACCACAACCACAACCAATCATGTGATTGACTTTGAAGGCTTCGCGGCTGGTACTGTGATTGATAATGAGTACGCAAGTCTCGGTGTAACCATTTCCGCGACTGGCGGTTCAAATCAAGCGATGATCTTTGATAGTGCTAATCCTACAGGTGGAGATCATGACCTGAGAACTCCTGGTTATGGTCCGAATAACACCACAGCACAAGGCAATATCTTGATCATTTCTGAAGATGGTGACAGTTCTGACCCTGACGACAATGCTGGTGGTGGGACTATAATCTTTACCTTTGATAACGCAGTTAATATCAACTCCCTCAGTTTTGTGGATATTGAGGAAAATGGCGGTAAAGTCTACACCACTGATGCTAATGGCAATGAAACCATTACCCATATTCCTGGAGTTGGTGATAACAGTTTCCAAACCTTAACCATTAATGATACCGATGTCGTTGAGTTAAAGGTTAAATTTACGGGCAGTGGTTCTGTCTCTAGCCTTGATTTTGATAGCATCGAGACAACGACAGAAACTGGTCTTTACACCAATATTGGTACTGTAACTGCTGGGAATGTCAGTGATGAGGACGCTGCAAATTACGTTAATCCTGAACCTCAAAATCCAGGCATTGACATCGAGAAGTTCACCAACGGTGTAGATGCTGATACTCCAGATTTAGCACCAGAAATCGCTGCGGGTCAAACAGTGACTTGGACTTATGAAGTGACCAACACAGGTAATGTTGCTTTTGCTAAAAGTGACATTGTGGTAACTGACGACCTAGAAGGCACAATTACCAACATCATTAACCAAGGAGATGGTGATAACATCTTAGCTCCTGGTGAGATGTGGACTTACCAACAGACAGGAATAGCTCAAAATTTAATTACTAGCACCAGTTCTCAAGACATCCTCTTCAACCTCACAGGTAATAGTTACACAACGGGTAGTTACGGAAATGTCCGTACCTTTACTCAAGATGGTGTCTCTGTTGATGTCAGCGCATTCAGCAGTAACCAGAGCGGAGGGGACTGGAAAACAGCTTACCTGGGAGCTTATGGTGGTGGTTTAGGTGTTACCAACCGGAATGAGGATGGTTCTCTTCACCGAGTGGATAATGGCGGTAGCCTTGACTATGTTCTGTTTGAATTTGACCAAGATGTCATAGTAGACAAAGCCTTCCTTGATTATGTTAGTGGTGATAGCGATATCTCAGTCTGGATTGGCGATCGCAATGGAACTGATATCTCACTGTTGAACAGCGATATCCTCAACAGCTTTACTAAGGAAAATAACAATGGCGGTAGTAGCGATCGCTGGGCTGACTTTAACGCTGGTAATTTAACTGGTGATACTCTGGTGATTGCTGCCAGAACAGATGGTAATGACCTTGATGATGCCTTTAAGTTGAGAAAGCTGGATATTTCTGTACCGGGTGAAACAACTATCGGTAATTACATCAATATTGGAACTGTAACCGCTGGTTCTGTCAGTGATCAAGACCAAAGTGGTTATACCAATCCAACTGTAAATCCTGAACCTCAAAATCCAGGTATTGACATTGAGAAGTTCGTGAACGGAATAGATGTCACGGATCTCAACAACCTACCAGAAATTGCGGCTGGTGCAAATGTGACCTTTACTTATACAGTAAGCAACACAGGTAACGTTGCTTTCACTGCTAATCAAGTTATCGTCACTGATGACAACGGTACTGCGGGTCATACTGGTGATGACTTTACACCTACTCTAGTTGCATCCAGTGATGTTAACTCAGATGGTATTCTCAGCGCTGGTGAAACTTGGACTTACACTTCTGCGACTGAAGCTGCTCAAGATTTGAGTGTAACTACGGCTTCAACCGATGCAGTATTTGTCTTCTCTGGTAACAGTTATACAACTGGTGCGAATGGTAACATCCGTACCTTCACTCAAGGTGGTATTTCAGTTGATGTGAGTGCTTTTAGCAGTAACAAAAACGGTGGTGATTGGAGAAGTGGTTATCTTGGTCTTTATGGTGGTGGTTTAGGTGTGACCAACACTTACGAAGGTGGTTCTTCCCACCGAGTAGATAATGGTGGTAGCCTTGATTACCTATTGTTTGAATTTGACCAGGATGTCACCGTAGACAAAGCATTACTCAAGTATGTTGAGTCTGATAGCGATATCTCCATCTGGATAGGCGATCGCAATGGTACTGATATCTCTGCTTTGAATAACAGCCTCTTGTCCAGTTTTGTCAAAGAAGATAACTTTGTCAATCATGGTAGCGATCGCTGGGCTGACTTCAATAGCGGCAATTTAAAAGGTGATACAATCGTTATTTCTGCTTACACTGGTGGTAGCAATGATTCATTCAAGTTGAATAAATTAAATATTTCCACTGCTGGAGAAACTACTATTGGAGATTACCAAAACGTGGCTACCGTCAGTGCTGGTAGTGTCTTCGATAGTGATATCAGTGGTTATACTAACCCAATCGTATAA
- the glsA gene encoding glutaminase A, whose amino-acid sequence MGPMANSQELEITASPFLEVIQDLHSQYKSLQEGKVANYIPELAKVNPNLFSICIATVDGQIYEVGDYQQLFTIQSISKVFVYGQALEDHHRDYVLTRVGVEPTGEAFNAIILDEKSKRPYNPMVNAGAIATTSLIKGNGATEKLNRLLEMYKRYIGRDVFVDISVFTSERSTGHRNRATAHLMLNFDMIDQNIEEALDLYFQQCSVLVNCRDLAVMAATLANKGVNPITQEKAVDSNYIKDILSVMYTCGMYNFAGEWAYKVGIPAKSGVCGGIIAVVPGQMGIGVFSPLLDTRGNSVRGVKVCEGLSQRLGLHLFECGNNK is encoded by the coding sequence ATTGGCCCTATGGCAAATTCACAAGAATTAGAAATAACGGCATCACCATTTTTAGAAGTTATCCAAGATTTGCACTCTCAATACAAATCTTTGCAGGAAGGTAAAGTTGCTAACTACATTCCTGAACTAGCAAAAGTAAATCCTAATCTGTTTAGTATATGTATTGCCACTGTTGATGGTCAGATTTATGAAGTAGGTGATTATCAACAATTATTTACCATTCAGTCTATATCGAAAGTATTTGTTTATGGACAAGCTTTAGAAGATCATCATAGGGATTATGTGTTAACTAGGGTAGGAGTAGAACCAACAGGAGAAGCCTTTAACGCTATTATACTTGACGAAAAATCTAAACGACCATATAACCCAATGGTTAATGCTGGTGCTATAGCGACTACCAGTTTAATTAAAGGTAATGGGGCAACAGAAAAACTTAATAGATTATTAGAAATGTACAAGCGTTATATTGGAAGAGATGTATTTGTAGATATTTCTGTATTTACTTCCGAGCGCAGTACAGGACATAGAAACAGGGCTACTGCTCATTTAATGCTTAATTTTGACATGATTGATCAAAATATAGAAGAAGCACTAGATTTATATTTTCAACAATGTTCTGTTTTAGTCAATTGTCGAGATTTAGCGGTAATGGCTGCAACCCTAGCCAATAAAGGAGTTAACCCCATTACTCAAGAAAAAGCAGTAGATAGCAACTATATAAAAGATATATTGAGTGTGATGTACACCTGTGGAATGTATAACTTTGCTGGTGAATGGGCTTATAAAGTGGGAATTCCGGCAAAAAGTGGGGTTTGCGGGGGAATTATTGCCGTTGTTCCTGGACAGATGGGAATTGGTGTTTTCTCACCTCTGCTAGATACACGGGGTAACAGCGTACGGGGTGTTAAAGTATGTGAGGGACTATCCCAACGTTTGGGGTTACACTTATTTGAGTGTGGGAACAATAAGTGA
- a CDS encoding lysophospholipase, with amino-acid sequence MTTYHSVGTLKGVGGLDLYYQNWNPDGKVKGILVLIHGLGGHSGLYGNIIEHLLPQKYSVYALDLRGHGNSPGQRGYINAWAEYRDDVRNFVKMIRQQNPECPIFLFGHSMGGMIVLEYILRYPEDNSALQGVIAVAPSVGEVKVSLVRVLLGKMLSQVWPRFSLNTGLDMTAGSRDPQVIAAYVQDPLRHTRATARFSTEFFATLKWIQTHAQEWQAPLLILHGGADRIVLPEGSKIFYQRINYPDKLRIEYPEAYHDLHCDLNYQEVLIDLSNWMNKHLITEMATLEPIMTNE; translated from the coding sequence ATGACTACTTACCACAGCGTAGGCACACTTAAAGGTGTTGGGGGACTAGACTTATATTATCAAAACTGGAATCCAGACGGAAAAGTCAAAGGGATATTAGTTTTGATACACGGACTAGGAGGACATAGTGGACTATACGGAAATATAATTGAGCATTTATTACCACAAAAATATAGTGTGTATGCTTTAGATTTACGTGGTCATGGCAACTCACCAGGTCAAAGAGGTTACATAAATGCCTGGGCTGAATATCGGGATGATGTCCGAAACTTTGTGAAAATGATCAGACAACAAAACCCAGAATGTCCGATTTTTCTATTTGGACATAGTATGGGGGGAATGATTGTTTTAGAATATATTTTGCGTTATCCAGAAGATAACTCTGCATTACAAGGTGTAATTGCTGTTGCACCTAGTGTTGGAGAAGTAAAAGTATCTCTTGTACGTGTGTTGTTAGGAAAAATGCTCTCGCAAGTATGGCCGCGTTTTTCTTTAAACACTGGTTTAGATATGACGGCAGGTTCAAGAGATCCTCAAGTTATAGCTGCATACGTGCAAGATCCCTTACGTCATACCCGTGCTACAGCCCGGTTTTCTACAGAATTTTTTGCTACATTGAAGTGGATTCAAACTCATGCCCAAGAATGGCAAGCACCTTTATTAATTTTACATGGTGGTGCTGATAGAATTGTATTGCCAGAAGGCAGTAAAATTTTTTATCAACGCATAAATTATCCAGATAAGTTGCGTATTGAATATCCTGAAGCTTATCACGATCTACACTGTGATCTTAATTATCAAGAAGTTCTCATTGATTTAAGTAATTGGATGAATAAACATCTGATCACAGAAATGGCAACATTAGAACCTATCATGACCAATGAGTGA
- a CDS encoding DUF2237 domain-containing protein, protein MTEAKNVLGTKLEVCCTSPMTGYYRDGFCNTGGQDFGMHVVCAQVTEEFLEYTKLQGNDLSTPVPQFNFPGLKPGDGWCLCAARWQEALEAGVAPPVILEATHIRALEVCNLEDLQKHRVIRK, encoded by the coding sequence ATGACAGAAGCTAAAAACGTATTGGGTACAAAATTAGAAGTTTGCTGTACATCTCCCATGACTGGATATTATCGGGATGGGTTTTGTAATACGGGTGGCCAGGATTTTGGGATGCACGTTGTTTGCGCTCAAGTGACAGAGGAATTTTTAGAATATACTAAATTACAAGGTAATGATTTAAGTACACCAGTGCCGCAGTTTAACTTTCCTGGTTTAAAACCTGGTGATGGCTGGTGTTTGTGTGCTGCTAGATGGCAAGAAGCTTTAGAAGCGGGGGTTGCACCTCCAGTAATTTTAGAAGCTACTCATATTAGAGCTTTGGAAGTTTGTAATTTAGAAGATTTGCAAAAACACCGAGTGATTCGTAAGTAG